Genomic window (Toxotes jaculatrix isolate fToxJac2 chromosome 10, fToxJac2.pri, whole genome shotgun sequence):
TCCGGTCTTGCCTCAACCGAGTGCTGTGAGAACCTATAACTGTgaaaagtttaataatgctgtaCTCTAAGTGGATACTGTGCTGCAAGATCAGatattttggcagaaaacaaatgaacatgtctgtgaacattttactgtcaAGGTATTTGTGTCTTGCCAAGGATTCCTACTAATACCCTACTACATGTAATCAGATTGCATTAATGTTTTCTACAAAGTGGTTTTCCTGTCAGTGTAGTTACATATAAAAGTAATTTTTAGCAGATGCTACtgacctgattttttttcaggtcaGTATGTTTAAAAAGGGTCACCACACCCTCATGAAACATTAATCAAGTACAGAATatataaagaaaacataaagaaaatcacaaatagTTATGATGTTACACAAAATTGaacatgtaaaatattaatactagcattaaaaacatatttaacaaaacaatttgattcataaaccttttttttgtactgttttacatgttttgtgTTATGTTCTTGATTCCTCTCTGTGTCATAGTCTCATAGGGATGTAAAAACAATTCAAGTTTATGAGCCACTCTGTGGAGGAGTCTCTTGAAACTGGTAGAAATTTGAGAAAGGTATTGTTTTCACTCATAGAGGGCAGCAAATGGATACAGTCAGCTTATCATAAACACTGGATTAAAAGGGAAAATTGGAGTGGAAAGTGAGGTCAGACGTCAGACTGGGCTCGGTAGAATGATGTTGAAGCATTTTGAACTGGTAAACTAAAGTGAAAATAAGGGTTGATAGGAGATAAAACTGCTGTGCTTAGAGACTGTAATAAATTTTACAGAGAGTTTGTATGAGAAGCATCTCAGGGACATACAGAGgactttaaaaaatgtatcCTTTGCAAGGCCAGCAGAGAGAAATGTCTTCAGAGCAACTCATCACAGTTAAATGACAACAATATTCACCAATGTGCTTCCACTATTACTACTGCTACTCCAGTTACCACTATTACTGCTGAAGATAAGAAGAAGCTTTAATGATCCCAGTGGAAAACTGGGGACTCTGATCCAAAAATTTCTCAGTCTGTGAGCAGTGTGAAGGAATTCAAACGCCCAGAGTGACATAATtgattttgctctttttttttcccaggcagAGATTACAGAagctgtaaacataaaaaaaaaaatcttgacttctTAAGAACTGCTTGTGTCAGATATTTCCTGTTTGAGTTCTCCCTTCCACTTCCCATGTACTGAAAATGAATATACGTGGGACTACATAGTGTTGCTAGTGTGTAAATGCCATATACGTAAATATATGTGAGAATGGTGTTCGTCCCTACACTTGAGTTCTAGAGTCTTAAATCAATGCTAAGGCTCACTGAAGGCATttaatgttggtttttcctttaatttgttaCCTCCCTGCTGTTTCTATATACTGTGCAAATACCCCAGTCAGCATTAAAACAGGTAACTGGTTTTATTGCTGTCGCCGATCGGTGTTTTCTTTGTACAGtagaatattttcatttatcttaCAGATGATCGCTGATGGTGGTGATTAAACTCGGATGTGGCTTATAACAGCGCATTTTTatagctccaaaaaaaaaaaaaccactaacaacaaaaaaaaaaaactgacttgcAATGATTTCCTTCCTGATTTTCAAAAAAGGGTAGTTGAAGCGTCAGTTCACGATACCATCCTccgggagtgtgtgtggggggagaaATTCATTTCATCCTCACTTCAGGACATCGTTATACAATAGCCTACACACATGCgtggtctttgtttttttttcctctccatcttgACCCAAGGTAAGTCAATATTctgtgcttttttgttttaagggTATTTGTAGTGTGCTTGTGggtggaggggtgtgtgtgggtgccaTCGTAGGCTTTTCAGAATTACAGCTGAAACTTCAATCGAATCATCCAGTTTGATCAATTGCTGTCCTTCACAGGCACCTTCAGTGATGTTATTGGCCTCATTGGGCACAATGTCACCTTGCCCTGTGAGTATGACACCCAAACTCACGGTGTGCTTAGTTTCTGCTGGGGACAAGGGACGGTGCCCACATTCAAGTGCTCTAGCACAATCCTCTCCTCCCAGGATGGGGCTGTACAGTCCAGGCAGTCGTCCAGGTACCAGCTACTGGGCAGGGTGACAGAAGGAGATGTGTCCCTGACCATCCTGAACGCTCAGTTGAGTGACGGCGGTGTGTACGGCTGCAGGGTTGAGATCCCTGGGCTATTCAATGACTATAAAGTCAACATACACCTGGTCATGGAGGAAGGTAATGTTCATGCATACTGCTGAGGGTGATCATGAAGTGTGTGGTGTTTTTCAGTTGAGCTTTaaggtgttgtgtttttttctccagctcctgTGGAACAAGTTGTTACCCAGCAGTCGACAGTTGTTACCCAGCAGTTGACTGTTGCTACCGATGGGAGACATGCTGAGCAATCAGGTGtgcataaatacaaaaatggGAGATTTTGTTGACCTATGTCTCTCTTTTTTGCAAAAGTAAATGTAATTAAGTAGTTGCATTGGCACTTTTTTATATTCAAGGATGAAACATATTGTAGATCACAACATTTCGTTCATAGGCAGGAACTCCTCGTCATGCATGGTGGTGACTGCTGGTTTCTATTCCTAACAGAAATATTGACAACATCTGTGCCTAAGAATGTGGAAGTTGCTGACCCAACAGTGGACATTATTCATTGTGGAAGAACTAAGGTATgatactgttttatttaaaaacacacacagataaatatgtttttaaagtcACAGGGCCTATTTATTTCCAACCAATGTATTAACACATCTGGCCTTCTTGAGGAACATTTTGTCTAAAGATTCTTGTTGGAAAATTTGATTTATAACCAGAAATGTTATTGAAGTTTGCATCTTTCCCATCTTTATTAATATAAATTATAAGAATTCAGCTTGATTTTGTACATGTGTGGGTTAAGATTGGGAATGAGGAACAGAAAGTACAAAGCTATATTACAGTTTTAAACATAaagtatatttttctttgtactGTCTATTAACTCTCATATTTAAGACTGTGTGCTAATTATAATTGACCCAGTCCTTCATGATAAGGTTCCTTTTCTTTGCAGGAAATATTCAAAGCCCTCCTGAGAGTGGAGAACATTGCCAGGATGGGAGCTATTTTCTTCTCCACCATAATCATAATCCTTGTCTTTATTTTCCGTAAGTGTGGAATGGATTATAGTTTGTGACTCATGTGCCGTTCAGATTAATTTAATACATTCAAAGTGGGCGCCTATTGAGAAGTCGAAGTCACTGGCAGTGGGGCTTCCTTCTTCAGACGAAGACTTTAGTTAAATGTTTGCATTTCTTCCCACTAGGTGGATCATTTCAGTCGGGGGGCGACCTTCTGCATGTTGACACCTCAGCTGCTGAGAACATTTATGAAAGTGTCCCAAAGTGATGGCCAGCAGTACACGAACTAATGAGTTTACAGGAACATCTGACTGAAGAAGTGTCTGCTTGCTGTGTGTTGAT
Coding sequences:
- the LOC121188058 gene encoding hepatitis A virus cellular receptor 1 homolog, whose amino-acid sequence is MRGLCFFFLSILTQGTFSDVIGLIGHNVTLPCEYDTQTHGVLSFCWGQGTVPTFKCSSTILSSQDGAVQSRQSSRYQLLGRVTEGDVSLTILNAQLSDGGVYGCRVEIPGLFNDYKVNIHLVMEEAPVEQVVTQQSTVVTQQLTVATDGRHAEQSEILTTSVPKNVEVADPTVDIIHCGRTKEIFKALLRVENIARMGAIFFSTIIIILVFIFRGSFQSGGDLLHVDTSAAENIYESVPK